In Nymphaea colorata isolate Beijing-Zhang1983 chromosome 5, ASM883128v2, whole genome shotgun sequence, one genomic interval encodes:
- the LOC116255126 gene encoding protein trichome birefringence-like 34 gives MVMGKRLAMKSPLLGINKLWAARKGLNSLLLFLIAASALAIVAAICRQGAAVTESSLSREGSFGARRKCEPSSGRWVFDNQSYPLYPERRCSFMSDQLACEKFGRKDLRYQNWRWQPHDCSLPRFNGTRMMERIKGKRLAFVGDSLNRGQWISMLCLLETSAGLAKSPMIFSGSLTTVRFKEYNASVEFHWSPLLVESNSDDPINHRLPERIVRLESIEKHAQHWTNADILIFNSYLWWRRDPKMKVIWGSFESEEKEYEEIAMLTSFKMALKTWAAWLHLHVDPVKTQVFFVTLSPTHQSSREWDLDSEGNCYNQTDPINKEGYWGRGSDRAMMRAVQEAVDQLKESKPELSIAIIDITQLSEYRKDGHPSIYRKQWEPLTPQQLLTPTSFADCIHWCLPGVPDVWNELLYAALFPSPL, from the exons ATGGTGATGGGGAAGAGGCTGGCAATGAAGTCGCCGTTGCTAGGCATCAACAAGCTATGGGCAGCAAGGAAAGGTCTCAATTCTCTGCTGCTCTTCCTCATCGCAGCCTCCGCTCTTGCCATAGTTGCCGCCATCTGCAGGCAGGGAGCGGCTGTTACTGAAAGTTCATTGTCCAGAGAAGGATCCTTTGGAGCACGCCGGAAATGTGAGCCGTCCTCCGGCAGATGGGTCTTTGACAATCAATCCTATCCTCTGTATCCTGAAAGAAGGTGCTCTTTCATGTCCGATCAGTTGGCCTGTGAGAAGTTTGGGAGGAAGGACCTGAGGTACCAAAATTGGAGGTGGCAGCCCCATGACTGCAGCCTTCCCAG GTTCAATGGCACAAGGATGATGGAGAGGATCAAGGGGAAGAGGCTGGCGTTCGTTGGGGACTCATTAAATAGGGGACAGTGGATATCAATGCTGTGTCTCTTGGAGACTTCGGCAGGCCTTGCTAAGAGCCCTATGATCTTCAGCGGCTCTCTCACGACTGTCAGATTCAAG GAATATAATGCATCAGTTGAATTCCACTGGTCTCCTCTCTTGGTTGAGTCCAACTCGGACGATCCAATAAACCATCGATTACCAGAAAGAATTGTGCGCCTTGAATCGATAGAGAAACATGCACAGCACTGGACGAATGCTGACATCCTGATCTTCAATTCCTACCTGTGGTGGAGAAGAGATCCCAAAATGAAGGTCAT ATGGGGTTCCTTTGAGAGCGAGGAGAAGGAATATGAAGAAATAGCAATGCTCACCAGCTTCAAGATGGCACTTAAGACATGGGCAGCATGGTTGCACTTACATGTAGACCCCGTCAAGACACAAGTCTTCTTTGTGACCTTGTCCCCCACACACCAATC GTCCAGAGAGTGGGACTTGGACAGTGAAGGAAACTGTTATAACCAGACCGATCCCATCAACAAAGAAGGGTACTGGGGTCGGGGCTCAGACAGGGCGATGATGAGAGCCGTGCAGGAGGCTGTAGACCAACTCAAAGAGAGCAAACCTGAGCTAAGCATTGCCATTATCGACATCACCCAGCTCTCAGAGTACAGGAAGGACGGCCACCCTTCCATCTACCGGAAGCAATGGGAGCCATTGACGCCGCAGCAGCTCCTTACCCCAACCTCCTTTGCCGATTGCATCCATTGGTGCCTTCCAGGCGTGCCTGATGTTTGGAACGAGCTTCTCTATGCAGCCCTCTTCCCATCTCCTCTATAA